The Immundisolibacter sp. DNA segment GGACATCGTGTTCTCCATCGACTCGGTGCTGACGGCGGTCGGCATGGCCAACGACATCCCGGTGATGATCATCGCCATCGTTGTTGCGGTGGGCATCATGCTGGTGGCGGCCAGCGCCATTCACGACTTCATCGAACGGCACCCGACCATCAAGATGCTGGCCCTGAGCTTTCTGGTGCTGGTGGGTGTGGCGCTGATCGGCGAGGGCCTGGACATGCACATTCCGCGCGGCTACGTGTACTTCGCCATGGCCTTCTCGGTGGCGGTCGAGATGATCAACATCCGCGTCCGCGGGCGGGCCGCCCAGCCGGTGCAGCTGCGCCGTGCCTATGTGGATGACGGCGGACCGGATGTCTGAGCAGGCGCCGGCTGGCCCCCTGCTGCGCAACGCCGAGGGCCGCTGGCAGGAATTCGGGGAACCCCTGGGACAAGTACAGGCGGCGACGCTCGCCGAAGTGCTGCCGGCACTGGCACAGGTGCAGCAGGCTCTGGCTGGCGGATGCTATGCCGTTGGCATGCTCGCGTACGAGGCCGCGCCGGCATTTGATCCGGCGCTGGTGGTGCGCGCGCCCGGCGATTTCCCCCTGCTCTGGTTCGGTTTTTACCGCACCGTGCGGGACTATGCGTGGTCCGTCGTCGCCGCCCCCGAATTGCCGCGCTGGCGCGCCGAACTGACGCGCGCCGACTATCTGGTCGCAGTCGCCGAGATACAGGACGCGCTGGGCGCCGGTGAGTGTTATCAGGTGAACTTCACGCAACGATTGCATGCCGATTGGCAGGATGATCCGTGGGCCTGGTTTGTCAACGCCGCGGCCAGCGCGCCGCATGCGGCCTACCTGGATACCGGTCGCCATGTGGTGGCGAGTGCCTCCCCCGAATTGCTGTTCGCGCGCACCGGCGAGCATATTGAGTGTCGGCCGATGAAGGGCACCGCCGGGCGTGGCCGCACGCTGGCCGAGGATCGGCGCCTGGCCCGCGCGTTGCGCCACTCGGCCAAGGAGCGGGCCGAGAACCTGATGATTACCGACATGGTGCGCAATGATCTGGGCCGAATTGCGCGGCTGGGCACCGTCAGCGTGCCGCGTCTGTTCGAGGTACAGCGCCATGCCGGTGTGTGGCAGATGATCAGCCGCGTCTGCGCGCAGAGCGCGGCCGGGCTTACCGAGACGCTGGCGGCGCTGTTTCCGGCCGCCTCGGTGACCGGCGCGCCCAAGGTCCAGGCGATGCGCCAGATCGCGGCCCGCGAACGCTCGCCGCGTGGCATTTATTGCGGCAGCGTCGGCTATGCCGCGCCGGACGGCAGCGCCAGCTTCAACGTCGCCATCCGCACCTTGTCGGTCGATCGCGAAACGGGCAGGGCCGGGTACGGCACCGGCAGCGGGATCGTGTGGGACTCCGAGCCGCGAGCCGAGGACCGCGAGTGCCGCCTGAAGGCGCGTGCCCTGCGCCGGCCGCCGACTCCGTTTGGGCTGATCGAGACCTTGCGCTGGACGCCTGGGGAGGGCTATTTCCTGCTCGACGAACACCTGCGGCGACTGCGGGATTCGGCCGTCTGGGCCGGAGTCCGGTTGCCAGACGGCACAGCGCTGGCGGCGCTGCAGGCCGCAGCGGCCGGTTTTTCGATGGCACCGCAGCGGGTACGGTTGATGCTGGATCCCGACGCGGGACTGAGCGTCGAGGCCGCTCCTCTTGACTGGCCGGGCCGGCGCCTGTGGACGCTGGCGCTGGCTGGCGCGCCGGTGGACGCTGCCGACCCGATGTTATTTCACAAGACGACACGGCGGGATCCTTACGACCGGGCCCGCGCCGGGCAGCCGGCTGCCGACGACGTGCTGTTGTGGAACCGTCGCGGCGAGGTCACCGAAACTACGCTCGCCAACGTGGCGTTTTTGCGGGACGGTGTTTGGTGGACCCCGCCCGTGCGTTGTGGGTTACTGCCAGGCACCTACCGGGCAGTACTGTTACGGAATGCCCGCCTGCGCGAGGCTGTGCTGCACAAGCAGGACCTTGGCGCGGTAGCGGGGCTCGCGGTGTTCAACTCGGTGCGTGGCTGGCTGGCGGCGCGACTGAGTTCCCAGGCCGTGCCGCCTTTGTGCGCAGTCCACGACCGATGAGGAACAGGGGTACAGCGAACATGCATCGAACCGACGGCGACTTCGGCAGCTGGCGTAATCGTGTCTATCACATCATCTTCGAGGCCGACACGCCGGCCGGCAAGCTGTTCGACGTGCTGTTGCTGTGGTCGATTCTGATCAGCATCGGCCTGGTGATGCTCGATAGCGTCGCCGGCATACACTTGC contains these protein-coding regions:
- a CDS encoding chorismate-binding protein — its product is MSEQAPAGPLLRNAEGRWQEFGEPLGQVQAATLAEVLPALAQVQQALAGGCYAVGMLAYEAAPAFDPALVVRAPGDFPLLWFGFYRTVRDYAWSVVAAPELPRWRAELTRADYLVAVAEIQDALGAGECYQVNFTQRLHADWQDDPWAWFVNAAASAPHAAYLDTGRHVVASASPELLFARTGEHIECRPMKGTAGRGRTLAEDRRLARALRHSAKERAENLMITDMVRNDLGRIARLGTVSVPRLFEVQRHAGVWQMISRVCAQSAAGLTETLAALFPAASVTGAPKVQAMRQIAARERSPRGIYCGSVGYAAPDGSASFNVAIRTLSVDRETGRAGYGTGSGIVWDSEPRAEDRECRLKARALRRPPTPFGLIETLRWTPGEGYFLLDEHLRRLRDSAVWAGVRLPDGTALAALQAAAAGFSMAPQRVRLMLDPDAGLSVEAAPLDWPGRRLWTLALAGAPVDAADPMLFHKTTRRDPYDRARAGQPAADDVLLWNRRGEVTETTLANVAFLRDGVWWTPPVRCGLLPGTYRAVLLRNARLREAVLHKQDLGAVAGLAVFNSVRGWLAARLSSQAVPPLCAVHDR